The genome window GATGATTGTTTGGTATTTTATCCAACGACACAACAAGAATATGACGAAATAATTGAGCGTTTAGAACTTCATCATATCAAACCAATAAAATCTAAAAATCCATATTGGAATGATAACGGAATTTCATTCTTAGATCCTGATGGATTTGTTGTCATTGTCTCATCTATTAGAATTAAATAATTGAAAAAATATATCTGCTTCATATTTCCATTTTTCATCTTCAGTTGTAAAGATGAAAATTCAACGAATTCTAAAAATCATCAAGATTCAATTCAAAAAATTGTTGAGAAAGAAAGTTTTATCAACGAAAAAGAGAATAAAATAATTGATCGATATTCCGTACCAAAAGGTTTTCAAAGAGAAAATTATAATCAAAATGAATTCGGCTATTTTCTACAACATTTGCAATTAAAAGACTTTGGAACACTTGTAAAATATTATAATGGAAAAGAAAAACCTGAAAATAATGTGTACAATGCGGTGATTGATTTACCGATTGGAAACAAAGATTTACATCAATGTGCAGATGCAACAATGCGTTTGAGAGCTGATTATCTCTACCAACAAAAGCGTTATGATGAAATCTCTTTCAACTTTTTATCGGACGGAAAACCACGCAAATTTACTGATTTTGCAAATGGAGATTATTCACCAGAAAATTATTGGAAATATTTAGAAAATGTGTTCAGTTATGCGAATACAGCTTCTTTGAAAAGTCAATTGAAATCGGTGAATTTTGAACAGATAAAAATTGGAGATATTCTTTTGCAACAAGGAAATCCTTATGGACACGCGATTATGGTAGTCGATTTAGCAAAGAATAAACAAGGTGAAAAAATTGTTTTACTTGCTCAAAGTTATATGCCTGCGCAAGAAATTCAGATTCTTAATAATCCGATGGATAAAAAATTAAATCCTTGGTATAAAGTGCAACAAGGTAAAATTAAAACTCCAGAATGGTTGTTTACAAGTGATGATTGGAAAACGTGGTAAAAAAATAAGAACTCGAAAGTATTTCGAGTTCTTAAAATCATCTTATTTTTTCATTAATAAATAATTTTCTAATTTACTTTCTCCACTAATTGAAATAAAATAAATTCCTTTTTGAAGTTTCGAAATATTAATATTTTCTTTTTCTTTATTTGATTCTATTTTTAATACTTCTTTACCTATAGAATTTTTTATCAAAATTGTATTTTTTCCACTTAAAGGTTGAATATTTATATAATCTGTAGCAGGATTAGGAGCGATTGTAATATTCTTAATATTTTGATCCTGTTTTTTTGAATTTATTTTGCTTAAATTAATGTCACCATTATAATTTTTATCTAAGATAGATAATCCTTCATCAAATGTATTTGAAAGAATTGCATTCATATAATAAGAAGGTTCTTTTATACCTAAAGTGAAATTATTCAATAAATTACCATTCTGATCTAAATAAAGTGCTTCAATCTTACTTTCATTATTACTTTCAAAAATACCTCCGAATACAATTTTATTATTATCTTCAAATATATTGCTAGGGTTAAATTTAACAGATGAATAACCAGTGTCAAATGATTTTATCCATTGTTGATTTCCATTCTTATCATATTTATTTACTTCTGCTTTACCTTCTAAAGATGTTGTTAATGTAATACAACCACCATCTTTACTTTCTGTAACAATAACTTTATTAATTTCTGGATGTATTCCTGCTGTGACTTTACTCCAAATAATATCTCCTTTATTTGACAATTTAACAGTCCATTCTAAATTAGTAGGATTTACTTGTGAACTATTATAAATATATCCACTAAAAAAGATATCACCATTTTTTGATGAAGATATTGAAGTTATCGCATTATCATCAGCATCCCCTATTACTTTCTCCCATACTTTTTGTCCCTTCTTATTAACTTTCATCAAATAAACTTTCACCTTTTCATATTGCGAATCTACTTTTTGTCCTGCTAATAAATAGCTATTATCATTTGTTAAAACTACACTAGTTAAAGTAATATCATTAGTAACATTTATTGGCAAACTAGAAATTAAATGACCATCAAGATTGTATCTGTAAATATTAAAATTTTGAGATGAATTTTGATTTAATGGAGTGCTTAAAGTAAATAATTCATTATTGGTAATTACAAAATCTAGATACCGCAAATTGTCTTGTTTTTTAGTCCACTCTAAATTTCCATTTGCACTTACTTTTGTCAAAATACCATATTGTACAGGATTTCCATCTGGACCAAACCTTTCACTATAAAACTGATTAAAATAAAAGGATTTATTGGTTTGAGATTGATAAATTTTTGTAAATTCTAATTGATTAAATATAGATTCATCAATTTTTTTTTACCCATTCAATCGACTGATTTTGAGCTATAGCATTTATAGATACAATTGTAATTAAAGAAAATAAAACTTGTTTCATAATAATATTTTTAGGCTTTAATCAAATATAAAATTTATAATCATTAATAAACGTTTTTAAGTATTTATTACAACGTCTATATTAAATTGAGTTAAAATTTAATGAAGAATAAATCTTAATTTTACACCAAATTAATCGCCGTGAATCGAGAAGAAATAGGAAATCAACTGCTAAATGAAGTTTTAAACATTCAACTTGCCAATAAACCAATCAATTCTAAATATTTAGATTTAAAACGTTTGGTTGAAAATATTGCGTTTGAGTTGACAAAAAACGAAGCCTTACAGTTTTCTAACTTTTTCTCGAAACTATCTTTTATCTGTAATCAATATCAAGTTTCAACTAAAATTCATTCGTTTCGTAAAACGGCTCAACGAATTCTGAGCGAGAAATACGAACCGACAGAACACGAATATTTTACACATTATAAATATGTTGCGGATTTTATTTCCTCGATATATGAAGTAATGATTCCGGCAGAAATTATTTATTATTTTCCTGAAAAAGAATTTTATACCAACAAAATTCTTACTCGAAATCGAGTAAAAAAATTGCGTGTTCAAGTGATTGAAATCAAGCGAGATTGTTTGATTTGCGATCATGAAGACAATGAAACAGAAGAAAATATTACAGTTCAAATTGATGAAGATGGTGTAAACGAAAACTTTACTTCTATTGAGGATTTTTGGATTGGTGCGCAATTAAATTTAGTCAATTCGACGATTGATGAAGAAGGAATTTATCATCCACGTTTTATCATTCTCGAACCTGATTATTTGGTTGATATTTCGGCAATTGCTGAATGTTTTCAAGATTATGGAACTTCCGAATTACATTATATTCAGAAAAAATTTGAAGAAGCGCCAAACAGCAAACATATTCGATTAGGAAATTTTGCCAATTCAGTTGTCGATCATTTTTCAACGGAAAACATTGAAAATACTGATTTTAATGAGATTTTTAAGAATGATTTTAAAAATTACCCATTAGAATATACGGCTTGCAACGATTTGACGAATCCGCAAGATTTGAAAGATTATTACTTGGAAGCAAAAGGTCATTTTAATCGTATTCAAAAAGTGTTGACCGAGGATTTTCCACAATATGATATTTCGTTGGATCGCGCATTAATTGAACCTTCATTTTTGTGCGAACAATACGGAATTCAAGGTCGTTTGGATTTATTGGATATTAACCCCGAAGGAAAAAATAAAATTATCGAGCTGAAATCTGGTGGTGCACCTTTTCCTGATGACGGAAAAAGTGTCAAGCCAAATCATGCGACGCAGCTCTTTTTATATTACCAAATTATTGGTGTTTTGTATGATTTAGAGTTTAAAGATGTCACAAAAAACACCGAAGGTTATATTTTCTATTCGAAAGTATATCAAGGAAATTTACGTTTTGATGTGCCAACTTTAGCGCGAGTTCAACGTATTTTTGATTTACGAAATCGAATAATTATCAATGAAAATCGTTTAGCAAATCATACATTAACCGATATTGAATCAACGATTTATTCGATAAAACCTGCGAATTTTATCAAGCGAAAAATTAATCCTCGTTTCAAAGAAATTTTAGAAGAGCAATTGGATAAATTTATCTATCCGATCAAAAATAGTTCGCCATTAGAAAAGGCTTACTTCTACTCTTTTACGAATTTCATTGCGAAAGAGCAATATATGGCGAAACTTGGTTTGGGACAATCGACTTCCAACAATGGTTTGGCGAGTTTGTGGCTGAATACTTTCGAAGAAAAAAACAATAATTTCGAGATTATTTATGATTTAGAAATTGTAGAAAATCATATTTCTGGCCCAAAACGTGAAATCAAGCTAAAAAGAACCAATCCTGCGAATGATTTTATTTCGATTCGCGAAGGTGATATTTGTATTTTGTACCCAAGAAATGAATCAAAAGATTCTGTTTTAACAAATCAGGTTTTTAAATGTACGATCAAAAGTATTTCGAGAGAATTTATTGTGTTGCGTTTTCGTTATCAACAACCTAATACACGCTTTTTTGATTCGTTTGATTCAACAGGAAAATGGGCATTAGAACGAGATTTTATGGATTCTTCTTTTGTTTCGATGTACCGAAATTTGTATGGATTAATTCATTCTTCTAAAGCGAAAAAAGATTTGATTTTAACACAGTCTATTCCAAAAAGTCAAATGGATTATGATTATTTTAATTCAAATCTTTCGGATGAACAAAATCGAATTCTGAAAAAAGCACTTTCCGCAAAAGATTATTTTTTGTTGAATGGACCTCCGGGAACAGGAAAAACATCGATTATCATCAAAGAATTGGTAAAAGAAATTTATGAAAAACAGGATTGTAATATTTTGCTTTTGGCGTATACAAATCGTGCGGTTGATGAATTATGTGAATCAATCAATTCGGCGATTTCTAATCAAATTGAACAAAAATTTATCAGAATTGGGAATGAATTGTCTACTTCTCCCGAATTTCATTCAAACTTATTGAATAAAATCATCGAGCAAAAAGATGCTGATTTAGAACAAAAAGGAGAAAAATTTTCGAGAAAAACGATTCAAGATATTATTCGTAAACAACGCATTTTTGTTTCGACAGTTGCTTCAATTTCAAGTAAAAATGATATTCTAAAATTAAAGAAATTTGATACAATTATTATTGATGAAGCTTCACAAATTTTAGAACCACAAATTGTTGGAATTCTACCAAAAGCAGAACGTTTTATCATGATTGGTGACCACAAACAATTACCTGCAATCGTTTTACAGAATCCTGAATTAGCAAAAACGAATAACGAATTATTAGAAAATATTGGTTTAATTAACCGTAAAAACTCTATTTTCGAGCGTTTGTATGAATTCTGTGAACGAAATAATTACGAAAATGCTTTTGATCAATTAACGTATCAAGGAAGAATGCATGCTGAAATCGCAGATTTTCCGAACAATTATTTTTATGATGGAAAATTAAATGTAGCTTTTGATATTCCAAATTTGAACGATGAAATAAAACAAAGCTTAAATCGTCAACGTGCAGATTTACATTTTGAACATTATAATCAAGCAAATGATTTACAAAACTTTATTACAAATCATCGTTTTGCGTTTATCAATGTTGACGAAAATCCTTATTTGCCTTCAACGAATGTGCAAGAAGCCGATTTGATTGTGAAATTTGTACAAGAAATTATTCATTTATACGAAATCAATCAAAAACCATTTGATCCAAAGAAAACAATTGGAATTATTGCGCCTTTTAGAAATCAAATTGCGTTGATTAAACAAAAATTAGAATTAGCAAATATTCCAAATCAGGAACAAATTACGGTTGATACAGTGGAACGTTATCAAGGGAGTCAGCGCGATATTATTCTGTATAGTTTTGCTGTGACGTATCATTCGCAATTGAACGCCTTGGTGAATATGAACGATCAAGGAAATGTAGATAGAAAGCTGAATGTTGCGTTAACGCGTGCAAAAGAACAATTATTTTTGATTGGAAATCAAGCCATTTTGAAAGAAAATCATTTAATTAAAACCTTAATTGATTATTTAGAAAATAAATCTACTCATAAACTGACAATCTAATTAAAATCACTTCTTAATTCATTTAAGATTCAGTAAATTTGTGCAACTATTTTTAGAAAATTATGTTGTATCAAAGAAGTAGCGCATTATTCAAAGACGCGCAAGAATATATTCCGGGAGGTGTAAATTCTCCTGTTCGTGCATTCAAATCTGTTGGAGGAACGCCGATTTTTATCAAAAAAGCCGAAGGTGCTTATATTTATGATGAAGATGGACGTGCTTATGTGGATTACATCAATTCTTGGGGACCAATGATTATTGGACATACAGATCCGCGAGTTTTGAATGCGACTGTTGAACAAATGAAAAATGGTTTTTCTTTTGGTACACCAACTGAATTGGAAACTGAAATTGCGAAATTAATCACGTCTGTTGTTCCAAATATTGACATGGTTCGTATGGTGAACTCTGGTACAGAAGCATGTATGTCGGCAATTCGTTTGGCAAGAGGTTATACAAATCGTGATAAAATTGTAAAATTTGAAGGTTGTTACCACGGACATTCTGATTCATTTTTGATTAAAGCTGGTTCTGGTGCTGCAACTTTTGGAAATCCAAATTCTCCAGGTGTAACGCAAGGAACAGCGAAAGATACGTTGTTGGCAGAATACAATAATTTGGAAGATGTAAAAGCTTTATTCGAACAAAATAAAGAC of Empedobacter falsenii contains these proteins:
- a CDS encoding T9SS type A sorting domain-containing protein, which codes for MTKVSANGNLEWTKKQDNLRYLDFVITNNELFTLSTPLNQNSSQNFNIYRYNLDGHLISSLPINVTNDITLTSVVLTNDNSYLLAGQKVDSQYEKVKVYLMKVNKKGQKVWEKVIGDADDNAITSISSSKNGDIFFSGYIYNSSQVNPTNLEWTVKLSNKGDIIWSKVTAGIHPEINKVIVTESKDGGCITLTTSLEGKAEVNKYDKNGNQQWIKSFDTGYSSVKFNPSNIFEDNNKIVFGGIFESNNESKIEALYLDQNGNLLNNFTLGIKEPSYYMNAILSNTFDEGLSILDKNYNGDINLSKINSKKQDQNIKNITIAPNPATDYINIQPLSGKNTILIKNSIGKEVLKIESNKEKENINISKLQKGIYFISISGESKLENYLLMKK
- a CDS encoding ATP-dependent helicase, which gives rise to MNREEIGNQLLNEVLNIQLANKPINSKYLDLKRLVENIAFELTKNEALQFSNFFSKLSFICNQYQVSTKIHSFRKTAQRILSEKYEPTEHEYFTHYKYVADFISSIYEVMIPAEIIYYFPEKEFYTNKILTRNRVKKLRVQVIEIKRDCLICDHEDNETEENITVQIDEDGVNENFTSIEDFWIGAQLNLVNSTIDEEGIYHPRFIILEPDYLVDISAIAECFQDYGTSELHYIQKKFEEAPNSKHIRLGNFANSVVDHFSTENIENTDFNEIFKNDFKNYPLEYTACNDLTNPQDLKDYYLEAKGHFNRIQKVLTEDFPQYDISLDRALIEPSFLCEQYGIQGRLDLLDINPEGKNKIIELKSGGAPFPDDGKSVKPNHATQLFLYYQIIGVLYDLEFKDVTKNTEGYIFYSKVYQGNLRFDVPTLARVQRIFDLRNRIIINENRLANHTLTDIESTIYSIKPANFIKRKINPRFKEILEEQLDKFIYPIKNSSPLEKAYFYSFTNFIAKEQYMAKLGLGQSTSNNGLASLWLNTFEEKNNNFEIIYDLEIVENHISGPKREIKLKRTNPANDFISIREGDICILYPRNESKDSVLTNQVFKCTIKSISREFIVLRFRYQQPNTRFFDSFDSTGKWALERDFMDSSFVSMYRNLYGLIHSSKAKKDLILTQSIPKSQMDYDYFNSNLSDEQNRILKKALSAKDYFLLNGPPGTGKTSIIIKELVKEIYEKQDCNILLLAYTNRAVDELCESINSAISNQIEQKFIRIGNELSTSPEFHSNLLNKIIEQKDADLEQKGEKFSRKTIQDIIRKQRIFVSTVASISSKNDILKLKKFDTIIIDEASQILEPQIVGILPKAERFIMIGDHKQLPAIVLQNPELAKTNNELLENIGLINRKNSIFERLYEFCERNNYENAFDQLTYQGRMHAEIADFPNNYFYDGKLNVAFDIPNLNDEIKQSLNRQRADLHFEHYNQANDLQNFITNHRFAFINVDENPYLPSTNVQEADLIVKFVQEIIHLYEINQKPFDPKKTIGIIAPFRNQIALIKQKLELANIPNQEQITVDTVERYQGSQRDIILYSFAVTYHSQLNALVNMNDQGNVDRKLNVALTRAKEQLFLIGNQAILKENHLIKTLIDYLENKSTHKLTI
- a CDS encoding DUF4846 domain-containing protein, which encodes MKKYICFIFPFFIFSCKDENSTNSKNHQDSIQKIVEKESFINEKENKIIDRYSVPKGFQRENYNQNEFGYFLQHLQLKDFGTLVKYYNGKEKPENNVYNAVIDLPIGNKDLHQCADATMRLRADYLYQQKRYDEISFNFLSDGKPRKFTDFANGDYSPENYWKYLENVFSYANTASLKSQLKSVNFEQIKIGDILLQQGNPYGHAIMVVDLAKNKQGEKIVLLAQSYMPAQEIQILNNPMDKKLNPWYKVQQGKIKTPEWLFTSDDWKTW